The following coding sequences lie in one Pontibacter sp. G13 genomic window:
- a CDS encoding SUMF1/EgtB/PvdO family nonheme iron enzyme: MNKRSFTFTLATLLVCGLLVGCSSHKDKINRVGKRSSKTGIKYNEETYKPPKYKEPKPAPGLVLIPGGTFMMGGGEKDIENNMDNRQRQVTVQSFYMDETEVANVDWKEFVYYIQKNEGDTKYKELLPDTNVWRRDLAYNDPYAETYFAHTSFNMYPVVGVNWHQANDYCKWRTERVNEMLLEKDEEAQLYPSYRLPTEAEWEYAARGLLESEIYAWEGKSLRNRKGVFRANFKPGRGNYAGWRGGDGRHMTDGYMITAPVMEFWPNDFGLYNMSGNVAEWTQDNYRRLAFEDVSDFNPYRRKGKTEIRPDDWLDDVSYKAKESLLFNPDPNAPVGNDGFDNVKVYRGGSWADIAYYLSPGVRRYFNADSSSATIGFRCAMIRVGSPD; the protein is encoded by the coding sequence ATGAACAAGAGAAGTTTCACATTTACGCTTGCAACTTTGCTCGTATGCGGACTCCTTGTTGGTTGCAGCAGCCACAAGGACAAAATCAACCGCGTCGGAAAGAGAAGTAGCAAAACCGGGATCAAGTACAACGAAGAGACTTACAAACCACCAAAATACAAGGAGCCCAAGCCTGCTCCTGGTTTGGTACTCATCCCCGGCGGTACCTTCATGATGGGAGGTGGCGAAAAAGACATTGAGAACAACATGGACAACCGCCAACGTCAGGTGACCGTCCAAAGTTTCTACATGGATGAGACAGAAGTCGCTAACGTAGACTGGAAAGAATTTGTCTACTACATCCAGAAAAACGAAGGGGATACCAAATACAAGGAACTCCTGCCTGATACCAACGTGTGGCGCCGTGACTTGGCTTACAATGACCCGTATGCTGAGACTTACTTTGCACACACTTCCTTCAACATGTACCCTGTTGTTGGAGTAAACTGGCACCAAGCCAACGATTACTGTAAGTGGCGTACTGAGCGTGTGAACGAGATGCTCCTCGAAAAAGACGAAGAAGCTCAATTGTATCCTTCCTACCGTCTTCCTACTGAAGCAGAATGGGAATACGCCGCTCGTGGTCTCTTGGAAAGCGAAATCTACGCATGGGAAGGTAAATCCCTCCGCAACCGTAAAGGTGTTTTCCGTGCCAACTTCAAGCCTGGCCGTGGTAACTACGCTGGCTGGAGAGGCGGAGATGGCCGCCACATGACGGATGGTTACATGATCACCGCTCCTGTTATGGAATTCTGGCCAAACGATTTCGGCCTCTATAACATGTCCGGAAACGTAGCTGAGTGGACTCAGGATAACTACCGTCGTCTTGCTTTCGAAGATGTTTCTGACTTTAACCCATACCGTCGGAAAGGTAAAACTGAGATTCGTCCAGATGACTGGTTGGATGATGTTTCCTACAAGGCCAAAGAATCCTTGCTCTTCAACCCTGATCCTAACGCTCCAGTTGGAAACGATGGATTTGACAACGTGAAAGTATATCGTGGTGGTTCTTGGGCGGATATCGCTTACTACCTCTCTCCAGGGGTACGTCGCTACTTCAACGCTGATTCTTCTAGCGCAACCATCGGGTTCCGCTGTGCAATGATCCGTGTAGGTAGCCCAGACTAA
- a CDS encoding type IX secretion system membrane protein PorP/SprF, with translation MRQNLARIATCLFLLVAWFGKTYGQDPQYSQFYSNPTMLNPAFTGSGEGYRVAMNYRAQWVKIPGYYKQFAVSYDQPVYFLGTQQGLGLTVATDLAGEGDLRKTELRLNYAYAVELSDEHVLRFGLTAGFIQASVDFNKLIFPDQIDPRNGVQFPTQEPTFAGSSIREDVGAGVAYFNKYAWLGVTVDHLTQPYETFTGYRATDSRLPMKYTITGGLKIPLNSMRSRRELSVTPTFLWKQQGEFMQTDLGLYLNAEPMVFGVWYRHLDAVIGLIGVRQGPFSIGYSYDFTISDLSQNVSGGSHEIALVLEFEHHQSIRRPKHKKMPCPRF, from the coding sequence ATGAGACAGAATCTTGCTCGTATTGCAACCTGCCTGTTTCTATTGGTGGCATGGTTTGGCAAAACCTATGGTCAGGACCCCCAATATTCGCAGTTCTATTCCAATCCTACCATGCTCAACCCAGCCTTCACGGGATCTGGCGAAGGATATCGGGTTGCGATGAACTACCGAGCTCAGTGGGTTAAGATCCCCGGATACTACAAGCAGTTTGCAGTATCTTACGACCAACCGGTCTATTTCCTCGGTACCCAGCAAGGCTTGGGTCTGACTGTCGCCACTGATTTGGCGGGTGAAGGAGATCTTCGCAAAACAGAACTTCGCCTCAACTATGCTTATGCGGTTGAACTCTCCGATGAGCATGTCCTACGCTTTGGCTTGACTGCTGGTTTCATTCAAGCTTCTGTGGATTTCAACAAACTGATCTTCCCAGATCAGATCGATCCACGAAACGGAGTTCAATTCCCTACTCAGGAACCGACGTTCGCAGGGTCTTCCATTCGTGAAGATGTGGGAGCTGGTGTTGCCTATTTCAACAAGTACGCTTGGTTGGGAGTTACAGTCGATCACTTGACTCAGCCCTACGAGACCTTTACGGGGTATCGTGCGACTGATTCCAGACTGCCCATGAAATACACCATAACTGGTGGATTGAAAATTCCTTTGAATTCCATGCGTAGTCGCCGCGAGCTTTCCGTGACGCCAACCTTCCTTTGGAAGCAGCAAGGAGAGTTTATGCAGACTGACTTGGGACTTTACTTGAATGCTGAGCCGATGGTCTTTGGAGTTTGGTATCGCCACTTGGATGCCGTCATCGGTTTGATCGGTGTAAGACAAGGACCTTTCAGCATTGGTTACTCTTATGACTTTACGATCTCCGACCTTTCCCAGAATGTATCTGGTGGTTCTCATGAGATTGCCTTGGTTCTTGAGTTCGAGCATCATCAGTCTATTCGTAGACCGAAGCACAAGAAGATGCCTTGTCCAAGATTTTAG
- a CDS encoding NAD(P) transhydrogenase subunit alpha, translating into MDWIYEFLSQNLATIYVLVLATFLGFELISKVPTVLHTPLMSGANAISGVVIIGAILLIRQSSSDDYLALSLGFVGIILGMINVVGGHAVTNRMLEMFKKKK; encoded by the coding sequence ATGGACTGGATATACGAATTTCTTTCCCAAAACTTGGCGACCATCTACGTCTTGGTTTTGGCGACTTTTCTGGGATTTGAGTTGATCTCGAAGGTCCCTACCGTATTGCATACCCCGCTAATGTCGGGTGCCAATGCGATTAGTGGTGTTGTCATCATCGGGGCCATCCTGTTGATCAGACAATCCAGCTCCGACGATTACCTGGCTTTGAGCTTGGGTTTTGTCGGGATCATTCTTGGAATGATCAACGTTGTAGGCGGCCACGCGGTCACCAACCGGATGCTCGAGATGTTCAAGAAGAAAAAGTAA
- the sdaAB gene encoding L-serine ammonia-lyase, iron-sulfur-dependent subunit beta, with protein sequence MSERSSIFDMIGPVMIGPSSSHTGGVARIGRVARHIFGEEPEHVTITFYNSFARTFEGHGSDRAILAGLMDMKPDDQRIKQALDIAKKRKLSFHFKAVQNASALHPNSIRIIMEKGNKKEEVLGVSKGGGLIAIREINGFTCNFSASSPTLIIRADDVDGSIAFITSVVAHENCNIATMTVNRKGKRDLAKQVLELDHPIRPLTVEYLKSLDWIKEVIYLDPIVG encoded by the coding sequence ATGAGCGAACGTAGTAGTATCTTCGATATGATTGGCCCGGTTATGATTGGACCTTCAAGCTCTCACACCGGTGGGGTAGCCCGCATAGGACGCGTAGCAAGGCATATCTTCGGCGAAGAACCTGAGCATGTGACCATTACCTTCTACAATTCTTTCGCACGGACTTTTGAAGGACACGGAAGCGACCGTGCAATCCTTGCGGGATTGATGGATATGAAACCGGATGATCAACGGATCAAACAAGCATTGGATATTGCCAAGAAAAGGAAATTATCGTTCCATTTCAAGGCGGTACAGAATGCCTCAGCCTTACACCCGAATTCTATCCGCATTATCATGGAAAAAGGTAATAAAAAGGAGGAGGTCCTTGGGGTTTCGAAAGGCGGAGGATTAATTGCCATCCGGGAAATAAACGGCTTCACCTGCAATTTTTCCGCAAGTTCACCTACCCTAATTATCCGAGCTGATGATGTGGATGGAAGTATTGCATTTATCACAAGTGTCGTGGCCCACGAAAATTGCAATATTGCCACTATGACCGTTAACCGCAAAGGGAAACGAGACCTCGCAAAGCAAGTCCTAGAGCTAGATCATCCTATTCGTCCACTCACTGTCGAATACCTCAAAAGCCTCGATTGGATCAAAGAGGTCATCTATCTGGATCCAATTGTAGGGTAG
- the dxs gene encoding 1-deoxy-D-xylulose-5-phosphate synthase, which produces MPDPIKIQPKELLAQVVTPEDLRKLKPEQLYDFSQELRDFIISTVSVNGGHFGASLGVVELTTAIHYVYNTPYDQLIWDVGHQAYGHKIITGRREDFHTNRRYNGVSGFPKRSESEYDTFGVGHSSTSISAGVGMAIAKAYKGEDDRKIISVIGDGALTGGIAFEGLNHGGWEDTDILVILNDNNMSIDPNVGALKEYLTDITTSNTYNKLRDEVWNLLGKIDKVGDKARAAAAKIEQAVMAANRPGMLFEALGYRYFGPIDGHDVNHLVRILDDLKKIPGPKLLHCVTVKGKGYELAEKDQTKWHAPGTFDKITGEIHKPTSHTPSPPKYQDVFGRSIIELAKENEKIMGVTPAMPSGCSMKYMLAEMPERAFDVGIAEQHAVTFSAGLATQGLVPFCNIYSSFMQRAYDQVIHDVAIQNLHVVFCLDRGGLVGADGSTHHGAYDMAFFRCIPNMVVSAPMNEQELRNLMHTAANEHKGPFSIRYPRGKGVMVDWQTPFEVIPVGKGRELVAGEEVAILTIGHPGNFATEAIQELNAEGIHPGHYDMRFVKPLDEELLHEVFSKYDKVITVEDGCIMGGFGSAIVEFMADHGYATKVKRLGVPDRFVDHGTQGELWAECGYDKQAIVEAVKDWVTVRDFA; this is translated from the coding sequence ATGCCCGATCCAATTAAAATACAACCTAAAGAGTTGCTGGCTCAGGTCGTAACTCCTGAGGATCTCAGAAAACTTAAGCCGGAACAGCTGTATGATTTCAGCCAAGAGCTTAGAGATTTTATCATTTCCACAGTTTCCGTAAACGGTGGACATTTCGGTGCTAGCCTTGGGGTAGTTGAATTGACAACTGCCATTCACTATGTATACAATACCCCTTACGATCAGTTGATCTGGGACGTGGGCCACCAAGCTTACGGACACAAGATCATCACTGGACGTCGTGAGGACTTCCATACCAACCGTCGATACAATGGTGTTTCAGGCTTCCCTAAGCGCTCTGAATCCGAGTACGATACTTTTGGTGTTGGGCATAGTTCCACTTCCATCTCTGCAGGTGTAGGTATGGCAATCGCCAAAGCCTACAAAGGAGAAGACGATCGCAAAATTATTTCAGTGATAGGCGATGGAGCCTTGACCGGAGGTATTGCTTTCGAAGGTCTGAATCATGGAGGCTGGGAAGACACAGACATCTTGGTGATCTTGAATGACAACAATATGTCTATTGATCCCAATGTGGGCGCGTTGAAAGAGTATTTGACCGATATCACAACTTCGAATACCTATAACAAGCTTCGTGACGAGGTTTGGAATTTGCTTGGGAAAATTGACAAAGTTGGCGATAAAGCAAGAGCTGCTGCTGCGAAAATCGAGCAGGCGGTGATGGCTGCTAACCGCCCAGGAATGCTTTTCGAAGCGTTGGGGTACCGATATTTTGGACCAATCGATGGGCATGACGTCAACCATTTGGTTCGTATTCTCGATGATCTTAAGAAGATTCCTGGACCGAAATTGCTGCACTGTGTTACAGTGAAAGGGAAAGGATACGAGCTTGCTGAGAAGGATCAGACCAAATGGCATGCCCCAGGTACGTTCGACAAGATCACAGGAGAAATCCACAAGCCAACCAGCCACACTCCTTCTCCTCCCAAATACCAAGACGTTTTCGGAAGATCTATCATCGAACTCGCCAAGGAGAATGAAAAGATCATGGGGGTAACGCCCGCCATGCCGAGTGGTTGTAGCATGAAATACATGCTCGCCGAGATGCCAGAGCGTGCCTTTGATGTAGGTATTGCCGAACAGCATGCTGTAACCTTCTCTGCGGGATTGGCCACCCAAGGGCTTGTACCATTCTGCAATATCTACTCTAGCTTCATGCAGCGGGCATACGATCAGGTGATCCATGACGTAGCCATTCAAAACCTGCATGTCGTGTTCTGTTTGGATCGTGGAGGACTGGTCGGAGCTGATGGCTCAACCCACCACGGTGCTTACGATATGGCATTCTTCCGCTGCATCCCCAACATGGTCGTTTCTGCTCCGATGAATGAGCAAGAACTCCGTAATCTGATGCATACAGCTGCGAATGAGCATAAAGGTCCATTCTCCATTCGTTATCCCCGTGGAAAAGGCGTGATGGTGGATTGGCAAACGCCATTCGAGGTTATCCCAGTAGGGAAAGGCCGAGAATTGGTAGCTGGTGAAGAGGTGGCAATTCTCACCATCGGCCACCCCGGTAATTTTGCCACCGAGGCTATCCAAGAGTTGAATGCCGAGGGAATTCACCCGGGTCATTACGATATGCGATTTGTGAAGCCGCTAGATGAAGAACTTCTTCACGAGGTATTCTCGAAATACGATAAAGTTATTACCGTAGAAGACGGCTGTATCATGGGCGGTTTTGGATCTGCAATTGTGGAATTCATGGCTGACCACGGATATGCGACCAAAGTGAAACGCTTGGGAGTGCCTGACCGATTTGTCGATCATGGTACCCAAGGTGAACTGTGGGCAGAATGTGGTTATGACAAGCAGGCGATTGTCGAAGCTGTCAAAGACTGGGTAACAGTCCGCGACTTTGCATAA
- a CDS encoding TolC family protein encodes MIKQILTWTLMAGCIGGTAFAQTGTDTWSLDRCLEYAQQSNIPLKQAQLDLDRNKALLSQSQAAKHPNLNSSLSGSYNAGLYLDPFTNTLQNQNIGNANINLLSTRVTLYNGGRLNNSIKRDDLNLQASQFNLEQQNYDLSLQVASAYLSVLQRQELLGSAQFQLETTVEQRNRTEKLVKAGSLAPADLLQLESQIATEELNVVNAENQLKVTYLNLMQVLNLEPTLEFEIEQIEVPEPPVEFDAPSLSELYATAQTTQPVIQALDKSIEAAEYDVKVAKAGTLPSVVGFGDVNTGYSSSRRRQLPSVEAFLPLDVRFGESNEVETIFVESSLPQSEEYPFINQLGDNISATVGVSLQIPIYNRRQNKTAIELSQISMENSRLTAQQTVQTLKQNIQQAYVDAKSAHSNYKAAKRNFDAAELNLQNVEKQFELGVANSVDYLVAKNTLNMAKVDMVRTKFTYAFTRVVLEFYMGEELKF; translated from the coding sequence ATGATCAAACAGATCCTCACATGGACCCTCATGGCCGGTTGTATTGGCGGAACTGCTTTCGCCCAGACTGGCACTGACACCTGGAGCCTTGACCGATGCTTGGAATACGCCCAACAAAGCAACATTCCACTCAAACAGGCGCAGCTTGACCTCGATCGAAATAAGGCGCTGCTTTCTCAATCTCAAGCAGCCAAACACCCCAACCTCAACAGCTCACTGTCAGGAAGCTACAACGCCGGTCTTTATCTCGACCCGTTTACCAATACCCTGCAAAATCAGAATATCGGCAACGCCAATATCAACTTGCTCAGCACAAGGGTAACATTGTACAATGGTGGTCGCCTCAACAATTCAATCAAGCGAGATGATCTGAATCTGCAAGCTTCGCAGTTCAATCTCGAACAGCAGAATTATGACCTGTCGCTTCAGGTAGCGTCAGCATACTTGAGCGTCCTCCAGCGCCAAGAATTGTTGGGAAGTGCCCAATTCCAGCTGGAAACTACCGTTGAGCAGCGCAACCGAACAGAAAAATTGGTGAAAGCAGGCTCCTTGGCACCTGCCGATCTCTTGCAATTGGAGTCTCAGATTGCTACCGAAGAACTGAATGTGGTCAACGCGGAAAACCAACTGAAGGTCACCTACCTGAATCTCATGCAGGTATTGAACCTAGAGCCAACTTTGGAATTCGAAATTGAACAAATCGAAGTTCCTGAGCCCCCAGTTGAGTTTGATGCTCCTTCGCTCTCCGAACTTTACGCCACAGCCCAAACCACTCAGCCTGTCATACAAGCCCTCGACAAATCGATCGAAGCGGCAGAGTATGACGTGAAGGTTGCCAAAGCGGGAACGCTTCCAAGTGTGGTAGGATTTGGCGATGTCAACACAGGGTACTCCTCCTCTCGGCGGAGACAATTGCCTTCTGTGGAAGCATTTCTTCCGCTTGATGTCAGGTTTGGAGAATCGAATGAAGTGGAAACCATCTTTGTCGAAAGCAGCCTTCCTCAAAGCGAGGAATACCCTTTCATCAACCAATTGGGAGACAACATCTCCGCAACCGTTGGGGTGAGCCTACAGATTCCGATCTACAATAGACGTCAAAACAAAACGGCTATAGAGTTGAGTCAGATTAGCATGGAGAACTCCAGACTGACTGCTCAACAAACTGTGCAAACGCTCAAGCAAAACATTCAGCAAGCCTATGTCGATGCAAAAAGCGCCCACAGTAACTACAAGGCTGCTAAGCGAAACTTTGATGCCGCAGAATTGAATCTCCAAAACGTGGAGAAGCAATTCGAGCTAGGAGTAGCCAACTCTGTGGATTACCTCGTAGCCAAGAACACTTTGAACATGGCTAAAGTGGATATGGTCCGCACCAAATTTACCTATGCCTTTACCCGCGTGGTTTTGGAATTCTATATGGGCGAGGAACTTAAATTCTAA
- a CDS encoding efflux RND transporter periplasmic adaptor subunit: MNASLRTPILWLSVIALGVFSGCEKKKVRVDLGKSEVRTLLSRVSESGVIQPTIDVPVAPDVSGEVVYLAIQEGMQVKKGDLLVTIRPDDYKAQLEQTEASLSRAQAGYLQAKANLSQSKATVLQDSIALARTKSLFGEEVVSQVDLENAQLKFEVSKSQYESAKFNVQSSYYQVKSAEATRKQSRQNLDRTNIYASMDGTITKLNVELGQRVVGTMQMAGTEILKIADLSRMEVVVEVNENDIIHVSIGDSALVEVDAYPDRAFFGKVSEVAYSASTSGVGFSTDQVTNFEVKVVVDPASYQDLLTAKSSKSPFRPGMTSLVEIYTKQVDNATVVPIQAVTLRSDEEAEGEDSDNESIEVVFTFDGSKVSQVPVTTGISDGEFIEVVSGLGSDVEVVTGPYTTLSRKLEDGMIVQKSFKRKTDKKWEEEE; encoded by the coding sequence ATGAACGCATCTCTACGTACCCCGATTTTATGGTTGAGCGTGATCGCGCTCGGCGTATTCTCGGGATGTGAAAAAAAGAAGGTCCGTGTCGACCTTGGCAAATCCGAGGTCAGAACCCTCCTTTCTCGGGTTTCAGAGTCCGGCGTGATCCAACCCACTATCGATGTCCCAGTAGCTCCAGACGTTTCTGGTGAGGTAGTTTACTTGGCGATTCAGGAAGGAATGCAGGTAAAAAAGGGAGATTTGTTGGTCACGATAAGACCTGATGACTACAAAGCTCAGCTAGAACAAACCGAAGCCTCTCTGAGCCGTGCCCAAGCTGGCTACCTACAGGCGAAAGCCAATCTCAGTCAATCCAAGGCAACCGTACTCCAAGACTCCATCGCATTGGCACGAACAAAGTCCCTATTTGGGGAAGAGGTTGTCTCCCAAGTGGATTTGGAAAATGCACAACTCAAATTTGAGGTATCGAAGTCTCAGTATGAGTCTGCCAAGTTCAACGTACAATCTTCCTATTACCAAGTAAAGTCAGCGGAAGCTACCCGTAAGCAATCGCGTCAAAACTTGGATCGGACCAATATCTATGCCTCCATGGATGGTACGATCACCAAGCTCAATGTCGAATTGGGCCAACGAGTGGTAGGAACCATGCAGATGGCAGGTACTGAAATTCTCAAGATTGCAGATCTGTCCAGAATGGAAGTAGTCGTGGAAGTCAACGAAAACGACATCATCCACGTGAGCATTGGTGACAGCGCATTGGTTGAGGTAGATGCCTATCCCGACCGTGCATTCTTCGGGAAAGTCAGCGAAGTAGCCTATTCTGCCTCTACTTCAGGAGTGGGATTCTCAACTGATCAAGTGACAAACTTTGAGGTGAAGGTCGTAGTCGATCCAGCCTCTTATCAGGATTTGCTGACCGCTAAATCCTCTAAAAGCCCATTCCGCCCGGGGATGACTTCGCTTGTTGAAATCTATACCAAGCAAGTCGACAATGCGACCGTAGTACCGATTCAAGCCGTCACGCTTCGTTCAGATGAAGAAGCTGAAGGCGAAGACTCCGACAATGAGTCTATCGAGGTCGTATTTACCTTCGATGGGTCAAAGGTATCGCAGGTTCCCGTGACTACCGGTATCAGTGATGGTGAATTTATTGAAGTAGTATCTGGACTGGGATCTGATGTAGAAGTGGTAACAGGACCTTATACGACGTTGAGCCGAAAACTGGAGGATGGCATGATTGTGCAAAAATCCTTTAAGCGGAAAACCGATAAAAAGTGGGAAGAGGAAGAATAG
- a CDS encoding NAD(P) transhydrogenase subunit alpha: protein MLLGILKESGDQRVAIVPAVAKKMIKAGHAVMVEAGAGVKASFSDESYAEAGAQVVDRDTLKAQANLLVAVNGLPQEELSELKEGQAIVAVFHTRANPTLVEWAKSTNLRAFSLDLIPRTSIAQSMDILSSMASLAGYKAVLVAADTMPGYFPMLMTAAGTIPPAKVLILGAGVAGLQAIATARRLGAVVEAFDVRSAVKQEVESLGAKFVEVEGAQESQAAGGYAVEQTEDYKRKQGELIQAHAIKSDVVITTANIPGREAPKLIEAATVEQMRDGSVIVDLAAGTGGNCVLTEAGQNVEKHGVHLIGKTDFPSEMARDASILFGNNVWNYLQHIMPEGLESLDFSNSITAATYLGQVPEVAAAE, encoded by the coding sequence ATGTTACTCGGGATACTCAAAGAATCTGGCGACCAGCGTGTGGCGATCGTTCCGGCTGTTGCCAAGAAAATGATCAAGGCAGGTCACGCTGTGATGGTGGAGGCTGGTGCTGGGGTAAAGGCTTCGTTTTCCGACGAGTCTTATGCTGAAGCAGGCGCTCAGGTTGTCGACCGGGATACCCTCAAGGCACAAGCCAATCTACTCGTTGCTGTCAATGGTCTTCCACAGGAGGAGCTTTCTGAATTGAAGGAAGGTCAGGCAATCGTAGCCGTATTCCACACTCGCGCCAACCCAACATTGGTGGAGTGGGCCAAATCTACGAACCTCCGGGCATTCAGCTTGGACTTGATTCCACGGACTTCCATAGCCCAATCCATGGACATCCTTTCCTCCATGGCATCATTGGCGGGGTACAAGGCTGTTCTTGTCGCTGCGGATACGATGCCCGGCTATTTCCCCATGTTGATGACTGCTGCAGGAACCATTCCTCCCGCAAAAGTTCTCATTCTCGGTGCTGGTGTTGCTGGTCTTCAAGCCATCGCAACTGCACGAAGATTGGGTGCTGTGGTGGAAGCGTTTGATGTACGTAGCGCAGTGAAACAGGAAGTAGAAAGCTTGGGAGCCAAATTCGTCGAAGTGGAAGGCGCTCAAGAAAGTCAAGCTGCAGGCGGATATGCCGTGGAGCAAACCGAAGACTATAAACGAAAACAGGGAGAGCTGATTCAGGCGCATGCCATCAAATCAGATGTAGTCATCACGACTGCCAATATTCCGGGCCGAGAAGCACCCAAATTGATTGAGGCCGCTACCGTCGAGCAGATGCGTGATGGATCGGTCATTGTTGACCTCGCAGCTGGTACAGGCGGAAACTGCGTACTGACCGAGGCCGGACAAAATGTAGAGAAACATGGAGTTCATTTGATCGGGAAGACTGATTTCCCCTCAGAAATGGCACGAGATGCCAGCATCCTTTTTGGCAACAATGTCTGGAACTACCTTCAGCACATCATGCCGGAAGGCTTGGAATCACTTGATTTCTCCAACTCCATCACAGCTGCCACCTATCTGGGACAAGTTCCCGAAGTTGCCGCAGCGGAGTAA
- a CDS encoding NAD(P)(+) transhydrogenase (Re/Si-specific) subunit beta: MSLLPQLVNLGYLSGVIMFIIGLRQLSSPKTARKGNLMAALGMGIAILVTLFIPLEQGDNNFILIFLALAIGTAIGLVASKRVEMTAMPQMVSIFNGLGGACAVAIALIELLKYQVAFDAASAEAPSAGVHLTTLLAMFVGAVAFTGSLIAYGKLQGLIRDSKFKLPQPTLINMILMIGSFVLIGWKTFDPTLPLSYVLILMGVSLIYGITFVLPIGGADMPVVISLLNAFTGVAAALAGIVYANQVMLVGGILVGSSGTILTVLMCQAMNRSLINVIIGGFGGGGTSAATAEDQVAQSITLNDAAILLTYSESVVVVPGYGMAVAQAQKVCHELEQLLEENGVSVKYAIHPVAGRMPGHMNVLLAEADVSYDKLMDLDDSNQALADTDVVVVVGANDVVNPAAKEDAGSPIYGMPILDILQAKHTIVLKRSMSPGYAGIQNPLFFDEKNRMLFGDAKKSLQALVSEVKSLA; the protein is encoded by the coding sequence ATGTCGCTATTACCGCAATTGGTAAATCTAGGATATCTGTCGGGCGTGATCATGTTTATCATCGGCCTCCGACAACTGAGTAGCCCAAAAACTGCCCGTAAAGGCAACTTGATGGCTGCGCTGGGGATGGGTATCGCCATCCTCGTCACCCTGTTCATTCCTTTGGAACAAGGAGACAACAACTTCATCTTGATCTTTCTCGCACTGGCAATCGGTACCGCTATTGGATTGGTTGCTTCCAAGCGAGTGGAGATGACCGCAATGCCGCAAATGGTTTCCATTTTCAATGGATTGGGCGGTGCTTGTGCCGTAGCTATCGCCTTGATAGAGCTACTCAAATATCAAGTCGCGTTTGATGCGGCTAGCGCCGAGGCTCCTTCTGCAGGCGTTCATTTGACGACACTCCTGGCCATGTTTGTGGGAGCTGTAGCCTTCACTGGATCACTCATCGCCTATGGGAAGCTCCAAGGATTGATCCGCGATTCTAAATTCAAGCTTCCTCAGCCGACCTTGATCAACATGATCCTGATGATTGGATCTTTTGTCCTTATCGGTTGGAAGACCTTTGATCCGACTCTACCATTGAGCTATGTCCTGATTCTTATGGGGGTTTCCCTCATTTACGGGATCACATTTGTACTGCCAATTGGTGGTGCCGATATGCCAGTAGTGATCTCACTCTTGAACGCCTTCACAGGGGTAGCTGCAGCCTTGGCAGGGATCGTCTATGCCAACCAAGTGATGTTGGTTGGAGGTATTCTAGTAGGATCGTCCGGAACGATCCTGACGGTATTGATGTGTCAGGCGATGAATCGATCTTTGATCAACGTGATCATCGGTGGATTCGGAGGCGGAGGAACTTCCGCTGCGACTGCTGAAGATCAAGTAGCACAATCCATTACCTTGAACGATGCTGCCATCCTGCTAACCTATAGTGAGTCAGTGGTGGTGGTTCCAGGATATGGAATGGCTGTGGCTCAGGCCCAAAAGGTTTGTCATGAACTGGAGCAGCTGCTTGAAGAAAATGGCGTTTCTGTCAAATATGCGATTCACCCTGTAGCAGGTCGTATGCCCGGTCACATGAACGTACTTCTTGCTGAGGCAGATGTTTCCTATGACAAGCTCATGGATTTGGACGACTCCAACCAAGCATTGGCTGATACAGATGTCGTAGTGGTAGTCGGTGCCAATGATGTTGTCAATCCAGCTGCAAAAGAAGATGCCGGTAGCCCAATCTATGGTATGCCAATCTTGGATATTCTCCAAGCCAAGCACACCATCGTATTGAAGCGAAGCATGAGCCCGGGATATGCCGGAATTCAGAATCCGCTCTTCTTTGATGAAAAGAACCGAATGTTGTTTGGGGATGCAAAGAAATCTCTTCAGGCATTGGTGAGCGAAGTAAAAAGCCTCGCCTAA